In Desulfitobacterium chlororespirans DSM 11544, one DNA window encodes the following:
- a CDS encoding DUF5412 domain-containing protein, which translates to MKNKIMAVSIMFIALMGIAGYGIYWAFFDVQRINGQDILTELASPDNTYTVTAYLNNGGATTDYAVLCTVTNNQTSKSKNIYWNSPCQTAAVAWVDDVTVMINEVKLDVRHDVFDYRRQ; encoded by the coding sequence ATGAAAAATAAAATAATGGCAGTGTCGATAATGTTCATAGCGCTGATGGGGATAGCCGGCTATGGTATCTATTGGGCATTTTTCGACGTACAGCGGATTAATGGGCAGGACATACTAACTGAATTGGCTTCCCCTGACAACACCTATACTGTGACAGCTTATCTAAACAATGGCGGGGCGACAACGGATTATGCTGTGTTATGTACGGTGACCAATAATCAGACAAGCAAATCCAAAAATATCTACTGGAATTCTCCCTGTCAAACTGCCGCTGTCGCCTGGGTGGATGATGTCACGGTAATGATCAATGAAGTTAAGCTTGACGTTCGCCATGATGTTTTTGATTACAGAAGACAATAA